In a single window of the Oryctolagus cuniculus chromosome 9, mOryCun1.1, whole genome shotgun sequence genome:
- the KCNA1 gene encoding potassium voltage-gated channel subfamily A member 1 isoform X1, with protein MTVVSGENVDEASAAPGHPQEGGYPRPAEHDEHECCERVVINISGLRFETQLKTLAQFPNTLLGNPKKRMRYFDPLRNEYFFDRNRPSFDAILYYYQSGGRLRRPVNVPLDMFSEEIKFYELGEEAMEKFREDEGFIKEEERPLPEKEYQRQVWLLFEYPESSGPARVIAIVSVMVILISIVIFCLETLPELKDDKDLAGTFRRVDNTTVVYSANIFTDPFFIVETLCIIWFSFELVVRFFACPSKTDFFKNIMNFIDIVAIIPYFITLGTEIAEQEGNQKGEQATSLAILRVIRLVRVFRIFKLSRHSKGLQILGQTLKASMRELGLLIFFLFIGVILFSSAVYFAEAEEAESHFSSIPDAFWWAVVSMTTVGYGDMYPVTIGGKIVGSLCAIAGVLTIALPVPVIVSNFNYFYHRETEGEEQAQLLHVSAPNLASDSDLSRRSSSTVSKSEYMEIEEEMSNSIAHYRQANLRTGNCTTANQNCVNKSKLLTDV; from the coding sequence ATGACGGTGGTGTCAGGGGAGAACGTGGACGAGGCCTCGGCCGCCCCGGGCCACCCCCAGGAGGGCGGCTACCCGCGGCCGGCCGAGCACGACGAGCACGAGTGCTGTGAGCGCGTGGTGATCAACATCTCAGGGCTGCGCTTCGAGACGCAGCTCAAGACCCTGGCGCAGTTCCCCAACACGCTGCTGGGCAACCCGAAGAAGCGCATGCGCTACTTCGACCCGCTGAGGAACGAGTACTTCTTCGACCGCAACCGGCCAAGCTTCGACGCCATCCTGTACTACTACCAGTCCGGGGGCCGCCTGCGCCGGCCGGTCAACGTGCCCCTGGACATGTTCTCCGAGGAAATTAAGTTCTACGAGCTGGGTGAGGAGGCCATGGAGAAGTTCCGGGAGGACGAGGGCTTCATCAAGGAGGAGGAGCGCCCCCTGCCCGAGAAGGAGTACCAGCGCCAGGTGTGGCTGCTCTTCGAGTACCCCGAGAGCTCGGGCCCTGCGCGCGTCATCGCCATTGTCTCGGTCATGGTCATCCTCATCTCCATCGTCATCTTCTGCCTGGAGACCCTGCCCGAGCTGAAAGACGACAAGGACCTGGCGGGCACCTTCCGCCGCGTCGACAACACCACCGTGGTCTACAGCGCCAACATCTTCACGGACCCCTTCTTCATCGTGGAGACGCTGTGTATCATCTGGTTCTCCTTCGAGCTGGTGGTGCGCTTCTTCGCCTGCCCCAGCAAGACAGACTTCTTCAAGAACATCATGAACTTCATCGACATCGTGGCCATCATCCCCTACTTCATCACGTTGGGCACGGAGATAGCGGAGCAGGAGGGCAACCAGAAAGGCGAGCAGGCCACCTCGCTGGCCATCCTGCGGGTCATCCGCCTGGTCAGGGTGTTTAGGATCTTCAAACTCTCCCGCCACTCCAAGGGCCTGCAGATTCTGGGCCAGACCCTCAAGGCTAGCATGAGAGAGCTAGGGCTgctcatcttcttcctcttcatcgGCGTCATCCTGTTTTCTAGCGCAGTGTACTTTGCCGAGGCGGAGGAAGCTGAGTCGCACTTCTCCAGTATCCCCGATGCTTTCTGGTGGGCGGTGGTGTCCATGACCACCGTGGGATACGGTGACATGTACCCTGTGACAATTGGAGGCAAGATCGTGGGCTCCTTGTGTGCCATCGCTGGTGTGCTGACAATTGCCCTGCCCGTACCTGTCATTGTGTCCAATTTCAACTATTTCTACCACCGAGAAACTGAGGGGGAGGAGCAAGCTCAGCTGCTCCACGTTAGCGCCCCGAATTTAGCCTCTGACAGTGACCTCAGCCGCCGCAGTTCCTCCACTGTGAGCAAGTCTGAGTACATGGAGATCGAGGAGGAAATGAGTAACAGCATAGCCCATTATAGACAGGCCAACCTCAGAACTGGGAACTGCACCACCGCTAACCAAAACTGCGTTAATAAGAGCAAGCTCCTGACCGATGTTTAG